The Aythya fuligula isolate bAytFul2 chromosome 5, bAytFul2.pri, whole genome shotgun sequence sequence TATGACACAACATCAACTTCTGGTATTATTTCAATATTCTTAGCATAATCATAAAGCTCTACtaggcaaagaaaagaaaacaagcaaattttTTAAGAGTCCATTGaaacactggaagaaaataaacacatctatttacaaagtattttctaaTGGAAGCACTTAACAACTAAGCAGATAAATAGTTTACTCAGTCTGCTCCTGGATGAAAAAGTCTTAATTCAactcatttttcccctctttcctttttttctgaggagccagctaaccaaaaaaaaataggaatgatTTCTGCCCAGTTTCATTTGTAAATTATATATAGAGTGACAAATATATCTAGTTGCTTGGCATTTATCTTTCctacaatatgaaaataaacctGTATTGTATGAAACAAAATTCATAATGAATCTGAGGTGTTTGAGTTATTCTAGCATTTCATATGAATCAAGATGTTATACCTCTGTTACATCTTACTTGCATGACCTTCAGTAGGCATTCAAAAATAGCTTCCGGACATTGAGTTCTTAATCATTAAAGTGTAAATctactttaaaattttacaaCAGGTACCTGCCGCACAACACCCCAAAACATTCATTCTTAGCACTCAGAAAGAAATACCAAGTCAAGCTCTTAAGGGGCACACTAGGCCGCCAGTTAGCATTTCAGCAAAGGTAGAAAGGCAGCAGTATCCACACTCTTCCGTTCCACATTAAAGCTTTATGTAggtgcaaaacaggaaaaaaaaatacaacctaTTGGAAATCTGAAGGTATTACTGATGGAAAGATGCTTTGAAAAGAGACAGCTTCAGAGATTTATGCTCCAACATGAGTAACAGATGAGCAGCAGCACACCGAATGTGTTCAggagtttttagtttttttagtttttgattTTGAGAGAGTCTTAAACAGTTAGTGtaattggtgtttttttggcTTTCAGGCATACAGGTGTTAAAATATTCATCAGTTACAGGATGACCCGGAAATCCTCCTGCAGCAATGTGCCCAGATCGGTCCTTCACCGGTAAACTTGCAATTATGAGAAAGGCATTGTTATTCTATGAGCGCATTCCACCTATATGAAGACAGAACAAGTTGTCTCTTCCCAAAACTACAGAAACAGTTCTGAGCTAATCAATCAAAAATACTGCCAAGTGCCCTCCTTCTTAAAATCAATATAATTTTCTAGAATCTTATCACTGCCAACTAGCATTAAATGAAAGTTTATTTCTCGTAGGTTTATGTGCTACAAGAGTAAAATTGGAAATGTTTATTCAGAAACCTATTCTTGAATTGCCAATTTCATGATACTAAATTTAAATGGAAACCAAATAGCTTAATtaattctgaaagcaaattCAAATGCCAGACCTCATAAAAACCAAAGAACTATCCATCTTGGTGCACGCTCCATAAGATTCACAACTTGAACTCTGTCTTTACATAATTCCATTTCTAAACTCATCATcccattttcattctttaagaTTGAAAGTGTAGAAAAGCAACAAGCCAGCttgctatattaaaaaaaataataataataataatgcgTGTGGCAGTGGAAGAGTGAGTGTGAGTTCAAGTTTCTTCAGACACAGAGCTAGATATGAGTGAAAATATCTGCTTTGGACTAAGAAGAGGCAAATTCTGACAGAGAAGCCAAGATTAGTGCTGCTTCTATTAGTAATGCCAcaggctcagctgcagcaataTACATCTCTTCAGTGTTTGtattgagtcaccatccctggaggtctttaaaagatgtttagatgtagagcttagtgatatggtttagtggaggacttgttagcgttaggtcagaggttggactcgatgatcttgaggtctcttccaacctagaaattctgtgatattcaagtttctcttaaaaatattattcactGAGTTCCTCACTATTCTTCCACAACAAATTCAGTTAGTACTTTTAAAAAACTGACATATGCAGAATGGTGTATTCAAAGGTGGATAAAGACACATCAGCTCTGAGTCTTCCTTTTCAAGAGCACTGGGAACTTGAGTAAAGTAGTGACAGAAAAACCTACAATTCACAACTGGAAGGCTGATGTCACAATGTGTTAGGTTAACTTAACCACTGCATTCTAGTCTACATACtgactcttaaaaaaaaaaaaaaaagaaaaaagtggatatatttgagaaaatacTTCTTTGCAATTATGAAATAAACccatagaaacagaaaagatgttcTTACGAGACTGCATGCTTGAATGCATCATAAGCACCATATCCAGGTCTTTTGTACTTGTCATCAAATACCCAGGCAGTTCTCTGGAACAGACTCTCAAGCTGCTCATCCTTAGTGTACTCCAATACCTCAGCAACATGGCGAAGAATGCTGTAAACCTTGAACACAAATGGGGTGTTATCAGACATATTATCTTATGTCTGTGCACTTtgtttgctcagaaaagaagaCACCACAACACAGTGAcagaataaagcaaagcaaCTTACAGTCTTTGATTTTGTGAATTTGTCTTCACATTTGATTGCCTCCTCTGGAGAAACTCTTCGTTTTGACAAGTCAATATAACCTaccagggaaaataaattttcaaagtgTCAGGCATCGTGCAAACCACGTCTAACTGCTTCAAGAAAAAAGCATAACAAGCAAACAATCTGGCTCAGGATTTGCCCCTTGTCTACACTATCAGTTGCTAAGGAAAGTAACAAAACTAAATCTCAATGAATTTGATCAAATCGTGATcgaaatttgctttttattattctgctaTTCATTATTTAATCTGAAGGTTAACTGTAGTTTTAGAAGTATTCTAGAAAAATGTGATCTATTTGACAGCCAAGGCTCAGGACTTAAGGCACAGGATGGAACGTGAGCATTAAATTTTCACCACTACATGTGATGACCCCTCTCTTCAGTCAGGACCTAAGAAATCTGCATAGATATCAGAGAATTCCACTTCCCTATGGTTTGTTGACCAACAGTCAGCTGGTAAGGACCCAGTTAAGCAAATCTTTGTGATTGACTTCCATTAGCCTGATTACCAGAAAAATTATTGTAAACATCAGATGGCAGGATGATGGTTTATTTTGCTTAAGTGTCTTAAATAAAGAACCTCTGGCAAAATCTATGAATGGCTAAGCCACCCAGTtaatctgcatttctctttaTGACTTCAGTCTTGACATAACCCATAATATCCCCAAATACCTTTCTCTTTATCAACTCTTATGACCACGACACACTCGTTCCTTCCAATGCGGATGAGTTTGTTTATGGAACGAATACGTCTTCTGGACAGCTCGCTGAGCAGGATCATGCCTTCAATGTTGTTGTACTCTAGCAGGCTGACGTAAGCCCCCATTTCAGCGATGGACCGGACATTGACCATCACGACATCTTCCACCTCTGGAAATTTATGCTGGTAGAATCTACAGCTTAGTACTGGCATTCTGGaatttgaacagaaaacaaggaaaaaaaaaaacaaggatgaCTTATTTCGCAGTACATCACTGACGTCTCCTACAAGCATGgtaaaaaagcagcagggactAGAGATAGAGAGGAACACTGATACTAGAAACTGACGATTAGGATAAGGCTTGTGCAATGTGTAGTTAGGTTTTAACAGATAATAAGCAATAGACTGATTAGTACTTCAAAATTgccacatttttaaatgacGTTCACTTTTtgcatgaaagaagaaaaagcttgcTAGCCCAACTTTATTGCCCGTTCCAACTGTCATGCTGCCCATACACAGTGCACCACACAGGAGAGGCCTCAAGTGGTGGAAAGAAGGCACTGCACTCTTCACTGTCATCTAAATCCATTAGGCCTCGTGAAGTTTTAAGTCAGAAACCAGATTTCAACAACAGAAGGACACAGGAGAGAAGCCTGCAGTGCCAACAGAGGTATTTGTATGCACAGCAATAGACAGCATGTGAACGGCTGAGAAAGTACGAGGTAGAGTGACGCTGCTCTGCTACTGCTAGAGGTGGCAGAAGGGCCGCCTGTCGGCACTGAAAGGAAGTAAAGGCAACACCCAGAAGATGATGGAATGGGCCTGATGTGAGTGAAGcactaaacagaaaacagacccctaaaaataactttaaaaaagccTAACATACAGGTAGCCAGgatgaaatatacatatatatatgaaacaaGATTCCTTCATCACCGATTCAAAAAAGGTACGAGGCTCATGTTTAATAACCATGTGGTGACACGATGGGACGCTCACACTGCCTCCCTCTCCTGATGGCAGCGATCCACGCACTCACCACTAATGGCGAGGCTGGGCTCGGGGCTTTTGTCTACGCCTGGCAGCTTCATGCACGAGTTTAAGAACATTTTAGGAGCAGGAGCCCACAAGATTGAGCCAAATGCACTGCCCCTTCAGTTCAGCTGCCGTTTCAGAGCGGGGCTCCTGCTCTCCACAGCGGCGCTGGGGCTGTTTAGCTGTTTGGGGCTGCACAGAGAGCAGGACGGTACCGCCAAGCGCTGCTGAGCGTGGCCACACAACGCAGAGGGCCGTGCCTGCCCTCGCTCCCATTTCACCTTTCAGGAAAGGGCTACAAAGGAGTAACGCAATCATGAAGACGATGAACTCTTCGTGCCATTTCACACAACCCGCAGCGTTACAGGACACATTCCTCGGCCACCGAGCGCGATCGCAGCCCCGGCCCGGTGAGGCAGGCCGCACGCTCCAcgccagccccggggcagcTGCGGGGCGGCGCCGCTCCCCCGCTCCCTCCGCCGCTCCCTCCCCCGCTCCCTCCCGGCCTGCGCCCAAGCGGCCgggcccttccccagccccgctgGGGGCCGAGCCCCCTCCCGACCGCGCGGCGCCCGCCCCGGCCGCTACCTGCCGGCTGCCGCGGGTCCCCCTCCACGCTCTCCGCTCCAGCGCCGCCGCTCAGCGCGCAGCCTCCGGCCCGCCCCGGCGCCGGGCGGGGAGCCGCGGCCGCCCCTCGCTGCAGCGCCCCCGCAGGCGGCCGCCGGCGGCACCCGCAGCGGCAGCGCCCGCCCTCGGCCGGCGGCCGCGTCacggggcggccgcggcggggAGAGGCGAGAGGCGGAGCGGGGCCCGCTCGCCGCCGGCGCCGCCACCATGTCGGGCAAGGACCGCATCGAGATCTTCCCGTCGCGGATGTGAGTggcacggcggggccggggccggggccggggcgggcgggcagcgccGGGAACCCTCCGTGCTTCGGGGTGAAAGGCGCCGTGGGGCCGCGGCTGGgtcccccccccggtgctgtCCCTCCTCCGGCAGCTCGCAGTTAGCCGTCAGCCATCTGAGGGCTGCCGCGGCATCCAGAGCCTCGGCATAAGCAGCTTCCagggtgctgtgtgtgtgtgtggggggggctGTCACCGCCGCACCATCGGGCAAGCCGCGATTTAAAAATAGAACACGAATATAAGCAAAAACGCGCCGTCAGACCGTACCTTCCCTCCACTGCTTAATTGATGTCGTATAAGACGATGGccataaagatattttttttttttaaaaaaaaaggaagtgcaGTGAGCGGACAGTCGAGTAATTTTCCAGGTTGTGACAGCAAACCGCTCGTCATGCAGTCAGATGTCTCCTGACCAGGCTTAAGAAAGCTGCCAACATGGGAATGAACACGAACATTTAACATtgataaagcattaaaaatgccGTTTTAATAGCGCTGTTCCTCTTCAGGGCTCTTCAGGACAGAAAGACTTTGCCTTGGGGTGAAAGGCCGTTTCAAATCTTCTAGCGTAAAATTAGGCTGATGACTGGATATGATCTGTATAGGAAGATGTCTTGCAGGATAGAAAACCTCAAACGTAAAATAACAACTATTATTTCCTCATGAATGAGCTCAGGCCACACAAAACAACAGCTTACatagaaatattaatatattatatggTAAAGGTTCTGTTTTGAACCTCAGCTCAGAAATAAATGGCTGCATGTACTAAGTCACCTGGTCGCCTGCTCTTCAATAGCGCTCTCGTCATGCCATTTACGTGTCCCAGGAGGAGGCACCTCAACCACTTCTGAAAGGTATCTGTTTTTGTGGGCTGACAGATCATTGTGGCAAGGAGGTAGTGAGGAACAAAGATTTGATATTTATGAGCCCTGTTTCAAATGAGGTAATAGAGTAATAATGTGGCAGATATTTTGATAGGATGTGAGCTAGGATGTTAAAGATGGCCTGCTTCTAGAACAAATTTTTTGTTAACTGATGGAACTGAGTTTTACAAGGTTTTTGGTCTTGTTCTCTTTTGCTCGTGTGACCCTTCTCTGGGCTGGATATGATCGCTCACAGAAGCTGCTCAGTCTCCTTGACAGTAAACAGGACTTTGTTTAGTGCACTCACAGGGCCTGTGAAATCTTGCTTGAACTAGAAAGTGAGCCAGTCTCGGTCAGGTAGTGAACAGGGTGAGAAGGTAGCTCAAGGTGGGAACAGTCACCTACTTGCTGTGAAAATTAAGGTGCCCTGTtgttctttgacttttttttttattattatttttatttatttttatttttattgtgaataTTCAGAAAGTATATGTGCTTCTCAGTTATAACAATCTTGTAGGCGTTAATGAAGCTATTCTTACAACATGTCAGTAGAGTGGGGAAGTAACTGTGTCCACTTCACAGGCAGAATTTTCATTATACTTACATTTTCCAAGGTCAGAGAGAAAGCGTATAGGCTTCTCTTTACAGACCTGAATGTCATCCTTTATGCACACTAACTATGTATACAAAGCAGTAGCTTAAGTTAGCACAGTGGATATTGTAGTATAGCTACTGAAATTTTAGTTAAAAAGATTcatcaaattaaaatgtatgtgaCAACAGAGAGGGAAGCAAAGTTTGGATCCTTTCTGAGTTCCCAGTTCTGCACTAGAAACCTGGAAGTTTGctactggaaataaataaaagaataaataaaattctatcCTGAATTGTCTCTGCTGTTTTACCACGTTGATGTTTCTCCATTGCTTCATACTTTCTGTCATGTCCACATCAGAAAATcatgtgtaatttttttcctaatcccTTTGGATGATGcaggacatttttatttcttcctctgtttaaCAGGGCTCAGACCATCATGAAGGCTCGTTTGAAAGGAGCCCAAACAGGTCGTAACctattgaagaaaaaatctgatGCTTTGACGCTTCGATTCAGGCAGATCcttaagaaaattattgaggtaggtaaattagattttttttgtctctctttattTGAAATCTGTTCGTCAGTTGTGCATTCCCATTTTGCTAACTTCATTAGGTAGGCTGGAATGTAGGACAACATTGTAGATAACCCGTTCTTTACAAGTGAGGCTTTCAAGGACAGGTGAGCAGAACTTCGTTTTCCTGGCTGCAGTGGTACAGGAAGTTTATAAGAGTTAATATTCTTCACTTCTTTCCAACCAGGCCTCGGCTGTGGTTCCCTACCATCTCTCCTACATTACAGGAAATTTGCTCTGATGGTGTCAAATACATTATGAGTGGATCTAACATGTTCtgtagcattatttttattgctttatctGGCCTGAGAGGATACTGCACATCTATAATGTTTTTGGCATCACTAGGCACACTAGGAAGCAGAGACAAGAAATTTTGTCCAGATGGACATTGTTCTTTTATGAAGAAACATCAagttctgcttctttctttgtaaCATGACTGACAAATCCAAGATATTCAGCAGAGCCTGATATAGCTTGTTCTCTGCTACCATACTAGACAGGTTTTAGTTGTACTGTTTTGGCTGGAACTGCTATGATGCCTATGGTTAGCAGTAGTGTTTTGGTGTAGACAAGCTCTTGGCACTCTGTATCTAGTTGTCTACAGAGTGACTAAGACACTAAGGCTCTTACTTCTCAGTAGCATGGTTTTTTGCTTCAAGGCCTTGAAATGtgtaaaaatgggaaaaaatagagTAGGAGGAGAGAGCAGCTTCACAAAGTTACATACACCTGTACGCTGAAAAACAACTTCAGATGTCTCATAGTATCCAGTACAGTATCAGGTAAAAGTGATTTCCTGCTGGAACACTTTGTTGTTGCAATTTAACCCCCATGTAGTAGAATTTTATGACTATTGAGACAGATGAATCTTTTGCAGTTTCTTTGGTTCTTACACTGGGTGAGTGAAATAgctgaagtatttcttttttaaacagtcaCCTGGGAATTACGATATGCAATTTGCAGTTTGAGAGTAAGATAGAGATATcggattttctctttcttactcTCTTaaatttctcattgttttctttacGCTGTTAGTTATTcatcctgggaaaaaaataatataccttatatttgctgcttctttttttttaacagactAAGTTGCTGATGGGTGAGGTGATGAGAGAAGCTGCATTTTCACTCGCTGAGGCAAAGTTTACAGCAGGAGATTTCAGGTGAGGATTGCTGATCTTATGTGTATCCTACCCATGGGAAAATGTGATCAACAAACTGTTGATTTCTCTTCTGGAAATAAGTAAAATTCTTAAGCACACTTCTTAAAAAAAGGCAGTGGGCAAGGCAGGACAAGATGAACTGAATTCCATTAAGTAAAGGTGAGAGACATCACTGCAGGAGAGAGAGAATGTGTgatgaaaatgtataaaaaagctgaaaaattaacagaatttaCATATTGTGCACAGATCCTTGATTTGAGAAGTTGTTTTTTGCAGCTTGGAAGCTAAAACACAGGTATACAAGACTCTATATCAGAGTGCTGGATTAtgtattattttgatttttgttgtagACTTGAAGACAGGATCCAGtatgtgttattttttccagtaagtTGTTGGGAGATTCTACTCAATGTTTTAGCGCCCTGTCTTATGACCTCTTGCCTCACTAGGGTTATTGAGGGCTGTATGCGAGAGGGGAGATAGAGCTTTTTCCTCTAGtgggttatttttaattgcattttaataaattacaatTCTAACTAGGCTGTTGGTGTACTTCATCCAAATGTAGCTCTTGTAGTGTTAATGATTCAGCTGATGGTACCACCAGTTAATGGGGAAGAGCTAAGTGATCAGACGCATTAGTAACCTGTGTGCTGCTAGAGGTGCACAGCATCCATGAAAGCCTTTTTACTCTCATTTGGATGTGGTACTGTTTCCTGTTTTAACCAGGCACGGTGTTTAGGTATAAACAATAGTTAGATTCCACCCTGTAAGTAAATTGTACTTCAGTGGAAGAGTTGGCTACAGTGACCTGTTCTTGGAGGACCTTAAGACACTTTAGAATCCTTCAAGATGAATTGTACAAGCTTAAGTTTGTTAACACAGAAAGAGCTAGTGGGTAAACAAACTCATTTACTGttctgaaagaacaaataaatatgaacTCATAAAAATGAACAGTGTTGTGGCCTTGGTCTACATTAAAGCCTTGAGATTCCTTTGCTTTTAGTGGGAAGAGAATTGCACAGGTTGATTAGACTCAacattattgaaatattttaaagtcatttacCAGATAACTGGCCAATTTTTAGATATGCTTTGTATACTTAGTCTAAAACATTTCCAGAGTTACATTTCAGAGTCTGTTTCTTTTACATTTCCAGATATTGCTGCAAAATCGTTTCTTTGAAAGCTTCTGTGTTAGCTTTGAAGACTGTGCAATTAAATGCACAGAGTagtgaacaaaaaataatttccaaatcaTTACAGCTATTTGATAACTACTTCATCTTGCCTGTAATGATGAATTAATGAACGACTTCAGTGTTCATGATTAAGAtgtatgttttcttccttacagTACCACTGTGATCCAAAATGTGAACAAAGCTCAAGTCAAGATCAGAGCTAAGAAGGACAATGTAGCAGGTGACTCTTCTCTTGACTATGGGTATTTCAACTTTCAAGGGAATCATGGGAGGTGACTGAAATATGCAGGAGTGTTTCCAAACACCATCTCCTCTTATTTCTCTTATTAATCTAACAGTAGGAACATTTCTAATTTACTAAAATTTTtcagatacatattttttatgtttaatcaTTTACCTCTCGTAAGATGAAACAAGTGTATGTAAACTGTTGTCCAATTTCTAGATCTTCAAATAAAGCATAATTTCCGCTACTGAAAGTAAATGAGAAAACCAGGAAATTAAGTAtcagaattaaataaattttaagaagtTAAATATCAGTGATTGTctgtgaagaaaacaggaaag is a genomic window containing:
- the EIF2S1 gene encoding eukaryotic translation initiation factor 2 subunit 1 — protein: MPVLSCRFYQHKFPEVEDVVMVNVRSIAEMGAYVSLLEYNNIEGMILLSELSRRRIRSINKLIRIGRNECVVVIRVDKEKGYIDLSKRRVSPEEAIKCEDKFTKSKTVYSILRHVAEVLEYTKDEQLESLFQRTAWVFDDKYKRPGYGAYDAFKHAVSDPAILDSLDLTEEERRVLIDNINRRLTPQAVKIRADIEVACYGYEGIDAVKEALRAGLNCSTETMPIKINLIAPPRYVMTTTTLERTEGLSVLNQAMAVIKEKIEEKRGVFNVQMEPKVVTDTDETELARQLERLERENAEVDGDDDAEEMEAKTED